The window ACTTAGTATTTATTGATTTCGTCAGCAATTCCTTTTGCAACCTGCTGCCACCCTGTTGCTAATGTACGGACTAATTCAGGATAACCGTCTTCTTGTTGATCCAGTTGTACATCAAAGTTACGGCGGATCAGATTCTTACCCTGTGAGTACGTCCAGAAACCTTGAATAAGTACCTTACCATCATAACGACCATTAAATGCCGTCAAGGTGATATCTAAAGTATCTGGTGAATTTTGCAGTGGTTGTAAAGAAACCAACTTTTCAGGCAATGCTGCGGATAATTCACTCACCATTGATTGACCCAGTTGCTGCTCTAACGGACTTGCCCATAGATGCGTACTTGCATTGGTGTAGCTTACATCACTT of the Providencia rettgeri genome contains:
- the pqiC gene encoding membrane integrity-associated transporter subunit PqiC translates to MRYLISIFVLLLAACSSKPEKMYYQLPIKASETQSAAVMDKGQIWLQRIMLSDVLTSNGITYQTSDVSYTNASTHLWASPLEQQLGQSMVSELSAALPEKLVSLQPLQNSPDTLDITLTAFNGRYDGKVLIQGFWTYSQGKNLIRRNFDVQLDQQEDGYPELVRTLATGWQQVAKGIADEINKY